One window of the Trifolium pratense cultivar HEN17-A07 linkage group LG2, ARS_RC_1.1, whole genome shotgun sequence genome contains the following:
- the LOC123905340 gene encoding muscle M-line assembly protein unc-89-like produces MHLINTKVVQPSQDFQVRTGDPFYVDGYPIVSELDCEEVIQNCLERLKGEGYVVTREMVPKEPTVSMYNPRKRKSKRKAKAQEEQVQPDLLTQKKIKVEQAAAEQRTKQKHEAPTKKVAEESSRAPKRKLKLDDDEADSEETHSDEETLADRLRKKQVPVSKGKTPKISFNEAEIGLGFTKPLRTIHPDPINISYSEEQSCSTDELIKEGKKSLSKLTSSDKSQQNDKQVLSEDPITELEKHLSPDTLNNHPFSHETTKPKSPTKSKSPQNQPQQETSAKQTSDPQQDKTLEPIHSPTKQPKQTSPTKSHEPTSEPVNSELISEPNPTPSAEHISPECVHTCAPCPSEVDVVDNTNSAPESSKPYTIPYTYPTSSDPFGSLSNQFYDDLLSLSKLRNKFLVCPTDVDIEVSALKAKMCDMLDVIGEEIKDEIGKRDM; encoded by the coding sequence ATGCATCTAATCAACACCAAAGTGGTTCAACCTTCACAAGACTTTCAAGTTCGCACAGGTGATCCATTTTATGTGGATGGGTATCCTATAGTCTCTGAATTGGACTGTGAAGAAGTAATTCAGAACTGCTTGGAACGACTCAAAGGAGAAGGATATGTGGTCACTAGGGAAATGGTGCCAAAGGAGCCAACTGTCAGTATGTACAATCCTAGGAAGAGGAAGTCCAAAAGAAAGGCTAAAGCTCAGGAAGAACAAGTTCAGCCAGATCTTCTGACTCAGAAGAAGATCAAAGTGGAACAAGCTGCTGCTGAACAGAGGACTAAACAGAAGCATGAGGCTCCTACTAAGAAGGTTGCTGAAGAGTCTTCTAGAGCTCCTAAAAGGAAACTAAAGCTGGATGATGATGAAGCTGACTCAGAAGAGACACACTCTGATGAGGAAACTCTTGCTGATAGGCTCCGGAAGAAACAAGTTCCTGTCTCTAAAGGTAAAACTCCTAAGATCTCTTtcaatgaagctgaaattggattAGGTTTTACAAAACCCCTTAGAACCATTCACCCTGACCCCATTAATATTTCATACTCAGAAGAACAAAGTTGTTCAACTGATGAGCTGATCAAAGAAGGTAAGAAAAGTCTTTCAAAACTTACCTCCTCTGATAAGTCTCAGCAGAATGACAAACAAGTTCTTTCTGAGGATCCTATaactgaactagaaaaacatctgagcccaGATACTCTGAACAATCATCCATTCTCTCACGAAACTACCAAACCCAAATCACCTACCAAATCCAAATCACCACAAAATCAACCACAACAAGAAACATCTGCCAAACAAACATCTGATCCACAACAAGATAAAACACTTGAACCCATACACTCTCCCACCAAACAACCTAAACAAACCTCTCCTACCAAATCTCATGAACCAACTTCTGAACCCGTAAACTCTGAACTAATTTCTGAACCTAACCCAaccccaagtgctgaacatatATCTCCTGAATGTGTTCACACCTGTGCTCCTTGTCCCTCAGAAGTAGATGTTGTTGATAATACCAACTCTGCTCCTGAATCATCCAAGCCTTACACAATTCCTTATACCTACCCCACATCATCTGACCCTTTTGGAAGCCTATCCAATCAGTTTTATGATGATCTTTTGAGTTTGTCTAAGCTTAGGAACAAGTTTTTGGTCTGTCCTACTGACGTGGATATTGAGGTCTCTGCTCTCAAGGCCAAGATGTGTGACATGCTGGATGTGATTGGTGAAGAAATCAAGGATGAGATTGGTAAACGGGACATGTAG